Part of the Kwoniella pini CBS 10737 chromosome 6, complete sequence genome is shown below.
CAGCTTTCGATCATTGGATGCCTTACATATACAGTACAACATGTATCGTATTCACTGCTTTTGCTATTCATCTTGTAAAATTCGATGTATGAGAAGCATCACGCTCTGCGTATAGCAAATTCAGTTCTTTCAATAGAGATCTACTGAAAGTGGTCTCCCTTGAAACCTTTAACTCCCGCATACGGCCAAGGACTATACTAAGGTTAACAAAGATGGGTAGTCTCGTTATTAAGTGTCGATCTTATTGAGTTTTGGTCTGTCCTTTTCATTAAACGTACCAGCGCATGCTCCACAAAGCCCCTATAAAACAGAGACTGTCACGATTCCTATTGAAGAATCGTACCGATTCGGAGTTCCTTCCTTCTGTCATGATATATGCGTATCTTGTTTCACATCGATGTGGCAGCGATCTTACTCGAGTGTGATATTTCAGAGTTGCTTACACCTGCGACCCTGCACCGCGTAAGTCGCTCAGACCAGGACATGTCATGTCCGGAGGGATTATTACGGCGGTACTTTTCCGCCTTTTCAGAcctttcaatcaatcttaAAGATGTTTACATGTATCCGTTTCGAAAGATCATCTCAGACATCTGAACCATGTTTAAATGAAAGGAGAATCGCTTATTACGTAAGAGATGGTCTGTATGTCTCGGCTCAGTTCAACGATATCGGTAATTAATTACCATTCTGGGATATATCGTCATCGTCAATCATAACATAACCGCTACTCGACCCTATCTATCGTCAGATCCCACTCATCTCACCATTGGTATCTATTCATCTGCTCTTTATTGTATCTGACATATCGTTAAACCTATCACCTTCAACCGTCATGCGTCTCATTTCCCTCGCGCTCGTCCCTCTTCTCGCTACTGCCGCCTCAGCCAATTTAGCTGCCGATGCTCTTGGCTGGGCCGGAGAGCTTGTCTCAGGTGGTGGCAAAGTGTCTACAGCTAAAGATGGGGATGTAAGAACTATGGATAGCTGGAGCTATGTCGACTGCGGTACGCCTTGAATACTCCCATCCTCGTTATGCCCGAGAGTCAATGCTGATAGTGTTGTGTATACTAACTACCCTTCACCCGTCTCGTTCATCGATTGGCCTATTTGACACATAATATCTACTATCATCGCACGTGATCATCCTTTGTCCTTCTGTTGGGTTCAACAGGTCTTGCAACCGACGCAGTGTGAGTGCTAACCCCTGTCTTCGTCGTGAATTCTATCTTCTTGTACTGTAAGCTGTCAAGCTGATCTCTGAATGATATTTAGTCAAATCAAGTCTATTCATGTTACCCCTGATCCCCCTGTACCAGGAAAGAATCTCACTGTGGAAGTCGAAGCCGATGTCATCCAGCCtatcaaggtgagctcTTCGCTTCTATCTTATGGCAATATATCTGAGCTCATTTGCCTCGATTGTTCTGAGTAGGAAGGAGCGTATGCCGATGTCACAGTCAAACTTGGTTTGATCAAACTCTTGCAAAAGCAATTTGATGTCTGCGAAGAAGCGTATGTCCCGTTTTACCCTTTTCCCGCCTCTAGCCCTTAATTCCAGTTCGCTCAGTTAGGCACCTGTGTGCTAATAACATCTGGTCCGGTAGTCGAGATGCCAATGCTACAGTACAATGTCCAGTCGCGCCCGGCCCATACAAGGTTAAGCAGACCGTTGAGTTGCCAAAGGAAATCCCAAAAGGTAAGTTGCTTAATCGCAGCACTATGTAGAATCGTTTCTTCTCGCTATTGGGATCCATCGCCTGTTTATCCCCTCCGCCCTGCGTCCGACGTCTTCCTCGGTAGTGCCCTCCATACCTCCTCTCTGAACACGCATCTTGCTCGTCACATGCTCCGCTCTGAGCCTCGTTCAAACGCTACTGATTCCATCCTCCCCATCATTGCGTCAATCTTCCTGGACTCTTACTGAGTCTCATTGGCTGTTCAATCGGTGTTCACACGGAATGCTGACTTCCATTTCTTCGCTCCTCTAGCCAAGTTCTCCGTTCAAGTAAGAGGTTACacggatgaagaagaggatatgGTCTGCCTCGATCTTTTCGTCGATTTCGTGAGTAGCATAACATAACGATCCAGACGATTTCATACAGGTCATAACTATGAGCAAGAGCTAACTGCTTTGTTGTCCCAACAGATGAGAAGACCAGGAGGTGGAAATTAGGCAATTAGCGTCCTGCAGGGGGACATACGCGTTGTTCGAGCTTCCACTCGCAACCACCTTGTTGGAGCTTCACATAGAATGGCAGATATACCAGACATCGATTGAAAATTAGGCGGGAGGGTGAAAGGGTTGCTGACTTTAACATGTACTTCTCCAATTTCGAATTTCCGCTATATTCAACAAACAGATTAAACAGTAATTGTAAACACCGTGTTCCGTAAAGCATGCATCGACCAACGATTCAGATGCCGATTACTCTTACATTGCACACTTTCTTGTCAGCAGATTAGTGGTCCCATCAATAGTCAATGCATACAAGAACGATCTTGACCACCCTCTTTGTCCTTACGCCTTTGTCCACATGGATTTCCCTCCTACCCAGGTCTGCAATACCCCTGCTTGAGCTTCTCGCAAAGTCTCCACGCCATCCGCGAATGGATCAATCGATAGAACGCAGAAATCCGCCGAACTCCCAGGCTTCAGTTGACCTTTGGAGTCTCCCACCCGCAATGAATATGCTGATCCGGCAGTATAGTACCGTATAGCAGTATCCAGTTTCAGATTGAACTTATCAAGCGACAGTATACGTTCATCTGTTGGAGGCGGAATCTTTGGATCTACACCTGATCGTCGAGTGGTTGCTGTATACAAATTAGGGAAAGGATGGTGGGGAGCAGTAGGAGCGTCTGAACCGAAAGCTACgtgagaatgatgatattcTGTCCATGGGAAAGCTCTATCacatctttcatcttcacctagTTGTTTTCTCCAATTTGGTACGTATATTGGATCAGCATGGACAGGTTGTAAAGAAGCTACAATTCCTAAATTGGTTAACCTCTTAATACTTTCCTTTGAAACTACTTCGAGGTGTTCAATCCTGAATCTAGGTGCTGGAcgagattgattttgagctAAAGCATATTCAAAAGCGTctaaagctgaagaagaagctgcaTCTCCTATTGCGTGAACTGCAGTTTGCAATTCTAAGGAGTCCGCAAGCGCTATAACAGGTTTAAGCTGTTCTAATGTCCATATTGGTCCAGGTAAAGAACCATCCGCATAAGGTTTACTAAGGTATGCTGTACAGCTATCCACTACCCCATCTGAAATTATCTTAATTCCATTTATTATAAGGGgaatattcaatttcgCAAGTCTATCTCGATGTGAAGCAGCATTTCGAACGATTTCTAGATGATCTTTTGGAGAACCTTTTGGCGAGACAATCCAATAAGCATGAACAGGTATAGGTATTCCACCAGGTTTGACTCTATGATattcttctaaagctttCAAGTCTTGTTCTTCCATTGCCATATCTGCTAAAGCAGTCACTCCAGTAGCTAGATAAGCTTCGAAAGCTATATCTAATAGATTCAATCGATCCTCAAGTGTGAGAAGGGAAGCTGTATATGGCCAAACGTAATCTGCAACAGCAGTTTCAAGGAATAATCCAGttaattcaccttgatcatctttgaCGAATTCCCCTCCTACTGGGTTAGGAGTGTCAGGTGTTATTCCCATTACTTCGATAGCTTTCGAATTGAGCCAACATGAATGTAAATCTGCTGATTCAATGAAAACAGGTATATCTGGTATGACTTCGTCCAGTATCTTTCGATGAGGTGGTTTTCCAACTGCGTCAAATAAAAATGCTTTACCCAACAAATAATCTGAATCTGGTCTGGCTTCACGAGCTTGTACAAGGGCTTTTTGAATGGCAACAGCATCAAGACCTAACATGTTGACTTTAGTGAAACTTGATCCAAACTGGATAAGATGAGTATGAGCATCAATTATACCCGGTAATACTACTCGACCTCCCAAATCGGTTGCTTGTTCTGACTGAAAACTCAATATAATGAGCTTCTGCTCTCTGAGCTATACCTTAAGATACTGCTTACATTGGAACATATTCTTTTGGCTTCTTGTGTACTACCCACATATTCTACTGTATTTCCATTGATTACAAACGCTTCGTGAAGGGTTGAGTCATCCTTGTTTGAGGTGAATATTCTTCCGTTCGTGAAAAGCTGCCTAGATACAGTCATTGTAATCTTTTGGTTGTTATCTTCTTATCAAGAAGTCGCATTATGGGGTATagatgaaggtaaatcGTCAAGCTGTATATAGGTTCGTTAGCACATATCATGGATTGATATTTATCCTCATCCATAAGGTCGTTTGGATATACTCCTTATCAGCTGATCACATTTTAGCCTATGGGTAACGCGGGAAAGACCCATCTGACGGCGTTTAAATATCGCGGGGCAATTATTCTGCCTGAACATGTGATAATCATTTCTCCGGGGTAGATAAGGGATCTGTGTCTAACATGCTTTAAATAACCAAATATCCAAGCGAACTTAcccatcttctttccctaACGATCGAATGAGGAACAATCAATGATGTCTCCTAGAG
Proteins encoded:
- a CDS encoding phosphatidylglycerol/phosphatidylinositol transfer protein; the protein is MRLISLALVPLLATAASANLAADALGWAGELVSGGGKVSTAKDGDVRTMDSWSYVDCGLATDAVQIKSIHVTPDPPVPGKNLTVEVEADVIQPIKEGAYADVTVKLGLIKLLQKQFDVCEEARDANATVQCPVAPGPYKVKQTVELPKEIPKAKFSVQVRGYTDEEEDMVCLDLFVDFMRRPGGGN